In Shewanella sp. MR-4, the genomic stretch TCGAGGAATAAGGTGCCGCCTTCGGCCTGCTCAAATACCCCTTGATGATCACGATTCGCACCAGTGAAAGAGCCTTTTACATGGCCGAAGAGTTCACTATCGACCAATTCTGGGCTCAAGGCGCCGCAGTTAATCGCAATATAAGGCTTATTCACCCGCGGGCTGGCTAAGTGAATGGTATTGGCGACCAGTTCTTTACCTGCGCCACTCTCGCCGATAATCAACACATTGCTCTCGGCGGCCGACACGCGGCGGATAGTGCGATACAAACGGTGCATAGGTAACGAGGAACCCACCAGCAGACCATATTGGTCTAATTCGCTAGCAAAGGGGCGAATGCGCGTCGAAGTGTTGGCAACCAGATGCTGGGCAAAATCCGCTAAGGTTTCGCACAGCAACGACATATCGATGGGCTTACGGAAATGGTAGCCCGCGTATTTGGATAAGAGTTTATCGAGATGAGGATTCGGTAGGCCATCGGAGAGGAAAATAAACTCCACATCCGCAATGGCGCTGGACTCGAGTAAGGCTAAGTAATCCTCACGGCTTAGACGGGGCAGCTCAATGATCGCCACATCGATACGATTGGCCTCCAGCTGACTAATCCAAGATAAATCATCGGTACTGCGTAGCTTGTTGTAGGTCTGCGCGCCCTCGAGCTGCACTAATGCCTGCTCGGTCTCGACGTCCTGTAGATGATAGAAAAGCGTTGGTCGGATCATCTTGTGCCACTCCCTGTGAATGAAGCACCACTGTATGCCAGCCGTGAAATTTTAACAATCTCAACGGTAAGAGTTGCCGATAATATGCGAGGCACTGGCGACAATGGATAAATATCATCAGTTAAATCAAGTCATTAACTTATCATTAAAAAGTGAACGAAATATGCATAGAAGCTGAATGAAACTGAAATTTCCATAAAATGTTGGGCAATCCGTGTCGGCGGAGCAGCCCAAACTACCACAGGAGGTCGTTATGACGTCTAATGTTGCGCAACATCAGACCGAGTTGAGCGCCGATATTAAGCTGGTTAATGAGTTAATCGAGCTGACCCAAACCGGCGTGGATTTTTATACTCGGGCCAATACCACTGTCGATGACTACAGCCTAAAACGCATTTTTATTGCCCAAATCAAGACATACCAAGGGATGCAGGCACGATTTAAGCAATTGCTCGCCCAAACATTACAACAAATGGGCTCGCACATAGGCCCGCACTCAGTGCCGCCGTCGCAGACTCGGCCCTATGTCGATGTCGATGCTTTACTTATTAAACAGCAACTCGCCGATGCCCTCGCCGTACTCTGTGAGCTTGAGCGTCAGCGCCTTAATCACCTCAAACAGTTAATTAAAAAGGCCAATCACCCAAGGTTAATCAGCCAATTGGCCGAGGATATTGCCTGGCTACAAATCCATTTGGATACCTTACACCTGCGTAGCCAAGCCCTGTAAGGCGGCAATACCATCCAATAACGCGGCCAACTGAGCCGCGTTTTTGTTGCCTGCGATCTATTTGAGCTTAACGCCTATCACACTTAAGCCAAAAAGCTTAATCACCCTCGGTAATATTTACATTTTGTCGGTAAAAAGCGCCGATTTGCCGATTAAGTCAAACACCTAAAACAGGTCACAAATCCGATTTATTCTAATTAAAATCAGTAGGATAAGAATGTTGGCACGATTCACGCTTTAGTTCCTTCGAGATAACAACGGAGGATATCATTATGAAAAACACGACAACTTTAGCCTTAACCACCTTACTTGTCGGTTCTATCAGTTTAAATGTGGCCGCCGCACAGGATTGGAAAGACGATGCCAAAGATGCTTGGCTCGATGGCAAGGCCGAAACGACTTTGTTGCTCAATACTAACCTTAACTCCTTTGACATTATGACTGACGTGAAAAACGGCCATGTCACCTTAACCGGTCAAGTGGAGAGCAGTGTCGATAAGGCGCTCGCCGCTGAGCTCATCAAAAGCTTAGATGGTGTAAAAGGGGTCGATAACAAGTTAACCGTGATGAAAGAAGACGAAGGCACCAATGAGGTGGTGAAGACCTTAACCGACTCTAAGGTCGCAACGGTCGTAAAAACCCGTCTGTTGTTCTCGACCGACGTATCGGGCACCCAAATTAACGTCGATGTTGCCGATGGCGTAGTGACCTTACAGGGTGAAGTGGCTAGCGACGCCGAGCGTCAATTAGCCCTGACCATTGCTAAAAATACCGATGATGTGAAAAAGGTCGTCGATAAAATCAAAGTCAAAACCTCATAATGGTCCTGACATTCAGCCCTTGCTAATTCAGCTCTTGATAACTCAGCTGTTGGTATTAGTCACTCGGGCAAAAACCACAAAACCAGCTTCGGCTGGTTTTGTTTTATTGGCGCGATGTTATGTTAATCGTACCTTAGGCTTCGGCTTCCTGTTCGAGGCAGAAGCTAAATTCATAAAAATGTTGACCATTTTCGATGCTTATCGCCATAGTGCCATATAACCCAACGAGTTCACCCGCGCCAGAATGGGGGACAACCTCAAGGTGTAAGCGGTTTTGCCCATCGGTCATAATGCCAAAATGTTGCAGCACAAAACTGCCCTGTCTGCCGCACAGCTTACCCACCACTTGCTCTATCGCCACATAGCCCGCCGAGCCTTTTACCGCGGTCATTGCACTGAGCATTTCCCCTTGGCTACGGGCATCTAGCTCACCATAAAAAGTTTTATCTAAGGTCATTCTGCCAAGATTCACACCGCCCACGCCTGTGGCATAGGCACTCTCGGGATTGAGCTTAACATCAAATTTGCCCGTGACTTTGGTCATTTCCATGACACACTCCTTGTTTTAATTTTATGTTTTATCTCAAAATCTTAGCTATAAAAACTGCTAGGTGAAATAAATACCTCAGCCGCAGCTGAGGTAAAATTAACTTAGCATACGCCCAGATATAAACCTAATTCAGCGCTTTTATTTCCAACTCACTCACACCGATTTCAAGGGTTTTAGTCACCTTAGGCTCCTCTGCCATGGGTTGGCCGGCCGCCCTATCACGATAGGTAATGGCGACTTTATATGGCGCCTCAAAGGGATACACAGGTTCGATACTCTCCACCTCGATGCGATCGCCAATAAATACACTGCCCAGGTGCTGCAAACGATTTTGTCCATAATCTAAGCTGAACAGACCGAGGTACCAAAACACACCCGAACCTTGGTTAGTCACTATATAAGGCGCAACGAAGGGCATGGTCTGCTGCTTAGGATCGTCCTGTAATGGCGCATCGCTTTGGGTATCAGGCTCTAATGCAGGATCAAAGTTAAGCGGCGTTATCCGCAGATAATCGAGAAATACCCGACCCTTTTCATCACCTTGTTGATAATCCCCCAAGGCAAATTCCGTTTGCT encodes the following:
- a CDS encoding sigma-54 interaction domain-containing protein, with product MIRPTLFYHLQDVETEQALVQLEGAQTYNKLRSTDDLSWISQLEANRIDVAIIELPRLSREDYLALLESSAIADVEFIFLSDGLPNPHLDKLLSKYAGYHFRKPIDMSLLCETLADFAQHLVANTSTRIRPFASELDQYGLLVGSSLPMHRLYRTIRRVSAAESNVLIIGESGAGKELVANTIHLASPRVNKPYIAINCGALSPELVDSELFGHVKGSFTGANRDHQGVFEQAEGGTLFLDEVTEMPLEHQVKLLRVLENNEYRPVGSPKVLKANVRIVAATNRDPLVAIEQGQLREDLYFRLAHFPIQVPPLRERGEDIVGLSKHFLAYRNAAEKQSKAFSPSSLEAIAAHTWPGNVRELKHAIERAYILADHEITPEHLQLTPSLEKETTAEENVVIPQGMRLEELEKIAIYQALETSLGNKTDTAEQLGISVKTLYNKLSKYEQESDVQTVVDAVSEDSVSNSVAK
- a CDS encoding BON domain-containing protein, which produces MKNTTTLALTTLLVGSISLNVAAAQDWKDDAKDAWLDGKAETTLLLNTNLNSFDIMTDVKNGHVTLTGQVESSVDKALAAELIKSLDGVKGVDNKLTVMKEDEGTNEVVKTLTDSKVATVVKTRLLFSTDVSGTQINVDVADGVVTLQGEVASDAERQLALTIAKNTDDVKKVVDKIKVKTS
- a CDS encoding DUF3224 domain-containing protein, translated to MEMTKVTGKFDVKLNPESAYATGVGGVNLGRMTLDKTFYGELDARSQGEMLSAMTAVKGSAGYVAIEQVVGKLCGRQGSFVLQHFGIMTDGQNRLHLEVVPHSGAGELVGLYGTMAISIENGQHFYEFSFCLEQEAEA